From the genome of Portunus trituberculatus isolate SZX2019 chromosome 5, ASM1759143v1, whole genome shotgun sequence:
tgcctgcttctgtgtcacCCCTCTATTAATCTCTTACTACCATTATTTCACTCTGTTTATCTACCATTACCACATAAATCACCCCTTTATTAATCTACTTCCACCTGGTAAACTCTTGAGCTCTTGGCCTGCTTCTATCACCCCTCTATTAATCTCTTACTACCATTATTTCACTGTTTATCTAACATTACCACACAAACCACCCCTTTATTAATCTACTTCCACCTGCTAAactctggcaaactctggaactccctgcctgcttctgtgtttccaccttcctacaGCTTGACTTCAtctaagagggagatttcaagacatataTCCATTTCTTTTGGCTGACTCTATCAAACCTGTAAGGAGACTGACAACTAACCTCTTTAgtgccatgatgcatttccatttacattctccttactatttgctgattttctacagcttcagaaactcacgtgggggattaaaatagtgaagactgtggccattaatcttctgacctccatagacccttcctaatgtcaataaaatggtgttatcatagccaaactgtcttaaaatggccccaaaacatggcaaactgtcttaaaatgccctaaaaacatgagtctccatattcattctccttactatttggtgattttatacagcttcagaaactcatgtaggggattaaaatagtgaagactgtggccattaatcttctgatctccatagacactcttcctaatgtcaataaaaccatctaatcacacccaaaactcatggtaacgTGTGGGGCAAACGTCTTCACACACAATTCTCCTAATGACGGCCGACCACTCACCTTGACAGGAAAGCCGCCATAGATGGGAGCGCAGGGGAATCTTAGCTTCTCATACAGGGTGACCCACAGACGCTGGGGCCAGGCAACCACTCGGAAAGCCTCGCGAATGTTCTCTGTGAAGGCTGGCACGATGGGCTAtgattggggagagagagagagagagagagagagagagagagagagagagagagaggaggaagaagaagaagaagaagaagaagaagaagaagagagaagaagaagaagaagaagaagagggagaggaagaaggagagaaagagaggaggagttaGTGACAAGAAGAGATATAATGAAGTATAAGAgatttgacagagagagagagagagagagagagagagagagagagagagagagagagttagtgtggTTGGTGTATGGCAGAGGTTAACTATCAcagcattttttcttcctcttttttctctcttttcttatttcttatctttatttcttccttttccttcagtttattCATTGCCATAGTCtaattacttctctctctctctctctctccccatctccctctctgtctttccctctctctccctctccctctcttccttccttctctctttccttctccctctttcgctctctttccatctttctctctctttccttctccctctttctctctttttccttctttctctttccttttctctccttctccctcatttcctatttctctctttccctgcttctctccctctccctctctccctccccacataTCCCTCACAGCACTCACAGCATTAGCACCCAGGGCCACTTTAGCATAGCCCGTTCGGTTGCCCCACAGCAGTTGGTAGTTGTGGTCAGAGAACTGTGCCTCCCTTACACCCCCCGGAGAGATGCTCAGGATGTGGTCCTCTGAAAGTGTCTTGATGCAGGAGCTGATTGTGCCAGCGGTGATGTCAAACGCCTCCAAGATCACCTTCCAACCTGTGTgtgttagggtaggttaggtaaggttgggttaggttaggttaggtaaggtaaggttaggttaggttaggttaggttaggttaggttaggttaggttagattaggttagattagataaggttaggttaggttaggttaggttaggttaggttaggttaggtaaggataggttaggtaaggttaggttagattagataaggttaggttaggttaggttaggttaggttaggttaggttaggttaggttaggttaggttaggttagataaggttaggttaggttaggtaaggtaaaggttaggttagattagataaggttaggttaggttaggtaaggttaggttaggttagattagataaggttaggttaggttaggttaggtttggtaaaaGTTATAACAGACAACAGtaatgaaagacaaaagataTGACAGACAAATATGAAATAGACAAAACTTAAATAGACAAAACTTAGACAAAAATGGTATCAAAGTAAGAGAGGACAACATCAGCACATCTCCCCAGTGgcgcagtggaaccatgcgtgctttggggtccgaggggtctccaagcgcatgggttcgaatcctgtccacggtctgagtgtaggttgggcttcctcactcggggcaacggtctcctagcgggtgggctttgagataggaggtaccacaaaaagtatcccttcagcccagaaattcctgtgaaaaccccacatggtgtaaaataaaaaagaaaaagaaaaaaaagacacagcaCTGACCGGGGACTTTCTCCAGGAACCTGTCGCCCACACAGTGAATGAGGCGGCCCTTCACGATGATGCTCCGGGCCACCAGGTAATAGATGTCGATAGGGATGGCACCGTGGTAGTAGATGATGAGGCAACGACCCCTATCAGGCAGGTTGTCCAGACCACACACTTCATATcctggtggtgggagggagggaggaggagggatagggaTAGGGatagggatagagagagagagagagagagagagagagagagagagagagagagagagagagagagagaggggtaataACATCTCTGTTTCACTTTTAAGACACAATTTGGTTCTTGTTGTgttattttcctgtttgttagtttgtttgtatATAATTACTGGCTGTACCATtatctttccctgtgtgtgtgtgtgtgtgtgtgtgtgtgtgtgtgtgtgtgtgtgtgtgtatacaaaaCAACAGACATACTGGACAATGAAGAAAGCATACACAAAATCAAATTACATCAAgattaaacataaataaataaataaataaataaataaataaataaacataaaaaacaaactgaacttactcaatacacacacaaagtgacAAACTGACCATAcagaaccaacacacacacacacacacacacacacacacacacacacacacacacacatgccagatATAGCCATGAGCGTCCCAGATGAGTGAGATGAGGTAGCGGCCGCCAGCCCAAGGGTCACGGTGCTCCAAGGACTCATGTAGGACGTGGAGGAGAGTCCGTCTGTCaggggaaggggggggaggggagatcaACACCTTACAATACCTTACAACACCTTACAATACCTTACAACACCTCACAATACCTTacaacacctcacaacacaTCATACCACCTCACAACActtcacagcacacacacacacacacacacacacacacacacacacacacacttcttacacccttttcattatttctagctTCAATATCAAACACTTTTCACaacatctctttctctatctctcctttcttcctattctctcttctctctctctactctctttttcctctctcccttccttctatcctatctttattctcctttcttcctctttctagacTCAAAAAACCACTTCACAAaacctcctctttttatcctattttttctctcccttccttctttcctctcttttatctccctttcctcttctctacagGTACAATGCaagctctcctcttctccctcccttccctcctccttacctcctttgaAAGACGTAGAGGAGAAAGGcggagaagtagaggaggaggaggatgatgcagggcagcaccaccaccaccagcagcgccGGGAACACCAGCGACCACACCCACCCAGGTACAGGAGGTCCATCTGCtggcctgcacacacacacacacacacacacacacacacacacacacacacacacacacacacagaggtagaTGGATAATTTGTTagatgttttgttgttctaaagcatacaagcacacacacacacaaagaaacacacacacacacacacacacacacacacacacacacacacacaccaccaccaccaccaccaccgtcagagaagcaagtggtggtggtggtggttggtggtggtggctcggCACTCACCAATAAAGGCACTGGCGGCCATGGTGACATTCTTGACCAGGGCGCAGAAGCTGGAGGAGTCGTCACAAGTCATGGTGGAGGTGCCtgcggggggaggggggagtagtagtggtggtggtggtaataatagtagtagtagtagttgtgtattattattactatttttatcaatagtagtagtagttgagaaTTAATTAGCTAGTTAGTTATggcagttaacacacacacacacacacacacacacacacacacacacacacacacacacacacacacacactaaggttGTTTTCATGAAGAGGTCAACGTGATTAGGTTAGGCTCAGCTCACCAGGACCAGAGACGGCGGGGTCAGGTCAGATGAGGTCAGGTGTGTGCTCGACCTGATAGGAATGTCTTACTCATCCCCTCTGACCTGTGACCTGTTCTAACCCTTCTTCAGGTCATCCCTCTCAGTAATGCAGCTCCAGCTGGTCAGGtcagagggggggaggggtgaggggaggtggtCAGGTCACGGTGAGGGTGTAATGGTGAAGGGTGTTGAGTTTTTGTATCGGTGTTTACGTTTATCAAGGGGAGATgacggaggggagggggggctggtggtggtggtggtggtggggtgtctCTCTTTCCAACGGGGCTACTTTTCTGTGTCTCAGCTGTTTGAAATCGGATTATGATGATTTGCTATTTGATGAAGCAGTATTAATTTAagctcttattatttatttatttatttatttctctcgctccacattgtggcgcctctccataagattatatatttctttattgacagtcaggctgcattgtatgcccttcaatccaccttccccatggactgtgatctagttactaagtgtcttgatctcatccacgccctagaaggtgctggtgccacggtccatttcatctggataccctctcatgtgggtatcccgttagatgaaaagcagaccaccttgctcagtgtgccctacaagatgacacagtggaccctggcactgagcacactctgggttatgttaagagtagcattaaggactttgtacaaagtagcattagtgatcagttggagctttgttgccataggggcagtagcactagtcttcactatgcacgtgtctcccagagctgtgcttacacctacgggagacacactacatcacatgacagggtggcaatgaggctcagattaagctacaaatacttttgggaagtcagggcttctcctggtgtgtgctgtgtggtgtgtgctacaccaaggggacacactctgcgtcactatatcatggaatgtcctctcatttctaaatttaggccacaaggtcaacatgacttgaACAGCCttctagactctgccaccctcagggatatactcagggaatatcctcagtttgctcccagactgtaggatgtttaggcaataagatgtgcaatatgtgtatttatttattgaatacttgtattcttgttgtgtatactgtccagagttatttttgtgatactttaaccttaagtctttgcccagggggtgggtggcaaggtccatcttcctcctttgttgtatttatttatcaattcaacaataaatgtatcaatctctctctctctctctctctctctctcttatccaatTGAGATAACTATTATAATCATTCTATTTTGCTTATCCATTTGTTATCTTACTATAGAAACAAAAATGGCATGGTCTAAAATACTTTTTTGTCCATTTCATCATTTCCGCTACGTGCACAAGTAGAAACAGCACTTACCCCAAGCTGACTGGTTCTCGGTGTCCAGCCTCATTGTCATCAGCCGCGCATTACAGTATTAGAGATTAAACATAGTATTATATCTCATACAGTTTGAGTccgtattgaaaaaaaaaataaataaataattaaatgctCTGTTctatcaccacgactgttttccaaggtcacagagatgactagcgggattttcaagtgtttctccagttaatcttgtcactctgcctctagatccgtaaaaaaaaaaaaaaacttgcttaaaaacgctcctctctctctctctctctctctctctctctctctctctctctctctctctctctgactgttttccaaggctagaGATGACTagaggggttttcaagagtttctctagttaataatgtagaaatcttgtcattctgcctctagaaccgtaaaaacacctataaaaaaaaaaaaacgtaaatttaaatgaagccttttgaaatagtgaagcacagaagtgtttaagaatacgttGCCTTATTCAAGAGTGGAGATTAATGCTTTTACGAGTGAGCATGTGCATGGTTTCTTCATGATAAGCGAGTGCAATAAGGTCTGTACTGGCTTGGGAACCCTGCAGTCACCacggtggcctttgaaaactgtcCTCGTAACACAACACGCGTATGCACTGTCTAATCCTTTCTATTCTCCCCTGTTACACGCCACCTCATCACTAGTCTACCCACACTTCCACACATACACTTTGttagatatacacacacacatacacatacacacatacagtactTTGTTGGacaccacacacatacatacatacactcctttgttagacatacatacacacacatatactcctTTGTTTAGACACCACCTCGCCCTTATAGTCTACCCACACTTCCATACACTCATGTAGCTACTCACCAGTGTGGCCTTTCAAAACTGTCCttatcacacacaacacgtatGCGCTAATATCACCAAGTCATTTCTATCATTTCTACACACAGTTGTACTCAccactgtggcctttgaaaactgtcCTAGTGTCCTTATAACACACAATTAACACTCGTATGCATTAATATCAAGTCATTTTTATCCTCCCAATAGCTAAACACGTCTTGGCtcaaacttcacacacacacacacacacacacacacaccaggcagAACATCACCAAGGACGGCTCGCAGCACCGGAAGCTGTGTTATCAAGGGTCTCAAGCTCAGGAAACATGTTAACTATCGATATATAGCGTTTGAGAACAGTCTATAGCGAGAGAACAATGCGTCTTTACCCGATAACACAGAAATATGACCCGCGTGACACCAGTATCGAACACGGACTATTACCACTCCTGCATCCACACACCTGACTCCCTCAAACACCTGTGCACCTAGGAACACCTGCCGCACCATGCACCTTCCCTTAATTGCGAGCATCTGTTCACACGGGCCAAGCATAGAGCCACTGACATTCATCTCTTGGCTCTATCGctcgctttattctctcaccgcgactgttttcaaaggccacaaattaaccccttcagtactggcacgcatctttaccatgagttttggatgtgactACTGCttagacgattatatttacattagaaagggtctatggaggtcagaagattaatggccagaatcttcactattttaatccccccttTGAGTTTccgaggctgtataaaatcaccaaagtatgtagaatagatatgaaaacgtgtcatggtactgaaggggttaaccataatcttaattttttcttttttcgtgtgaATAATGTGGAAGTATCATTAATCTGCCTCTCCAATCGTAAAATACACTCGTAGAAACCCTGTGTCTTGGTAGACCGCCCCACCTCCCTCCCGTTTACCTCAGCAGAGCGTAGCGTGACACGGTGACAGTTCTTCAGCCAGCgtgcttcacttcacttcactaagTTCTAAGACTTCTGCAGCACCACTCCATtgcaaaggctctagttgacgTTACAAGAGTTATTAAAGTTTATtagttctagtggcagattaaaaGGTTTTCCACATTATGAACAAGAGAAACTGCTCTTTGGAACCCGGCTAattgtttctgtggcctttgcaaGTAATGTTGAGGGTAACTTTTAGTGTTTCAGCGTACTATGCAGTCTGTCTCAACACTCCTGCTGTGGTGTTTCTCGTCTCCATGCTCCTTCTTACACGGACAGCTTCCTTATCTCACCACCACACCGTCAGGCTATACGCTCGCcagctgattctctctctctctctctctctacgagtttttttttttgcaaggcCACTGATATTTTAAgtggggttctcaagagtggttGTTTTTGAAGTGTTTCTTTAAGGTTTAattaacaaatacaaaaaaaaaaaaaaaaacttcgagGAATCTTTTTATTTGAATAGACGAAATAAAACTTTGATATTATAAAGTAAATGACAGAACATTGGAAGTCTTGctaactaattctctctctctctagtgatgggcccacacacacacacacacacacacacacactccagcctttcaaatctctctctctctctcaacacacacagacattctctccttttaacacacacacacacacacacacacacacacaaacacacagacattctctccttttaacacacacacacactccttcactccatccTCTGAAACAACTTCCGTATCTGCACAAGACAAGCCAGGAGGTTCCCCGAGGCATTGAGCTCCTCCTGcagctgagggagggagggcaggggcGGCTCAGACCCCAGCAGTGTGTACTTGTCCTCCTCCAACCCAAGGCGAACCATGTACTCCGCTTCAGGGTTGATCTGGCTCACCTGAGGAATAAAGGAGTGTTTTGTGAGTCTAGGGATGAAAGAATGGCGATaaatgggagatggaggagaatgataagaaagaaagggaagaaagaaagagagaggaagatgactggaaaatataaacaagaaagaaaaatagggaaataagtgagagatggagaatgaaaaagaaagaaagaaagaaagagagaaagatgattgGAAAAactacacacaaaataaaaataatgaaataaatatggaaaagaagGTATAagtgagaaatggagaaagagaatgaaaaagaaagggaagaaaacaatgatgactgcaaaaaaaaaaaaaaaaaataaataaaataataaataaaatgaaagaaataaggaaaaacaggaagtaaatgagagatggaggagaatgaaataaaggaaagaatataaagaaaggaagaaaacagaacgatgactggaaaaaaaagagaaaatatgtaaaaatagagaatgattaaaaaaaaaaaaaaaaaaaaaaaaggaccactgCAGAGGTAGGAAGATTACAaagaacaaacgaacaaacaaaagaataaataaaatgaagtgaaaaaatgaataaataagaaaataaataaataaattatgaaaattaaaagataactgaaaaaataaaaaataaataaaaatgtggaaagaaatatggagagagagagagagagagagagagagagagagagagagagagagagagagagagagagagagagagagagagagacttgggggGTGGGGATGGAGGGGCTCACCTGAGGAATAAAGGGTTTTGTGAATGTAGAGATGAAAGCAGGGCGGTAAGTGAGAAAGGatgggaaatggaggaggatgggaaattAAATAGGATGGGAAATGGaggataagtgagagagagagagagagagagagatgggaaatgaaggataagtgagaaaggaaggaggagaaatggagaaggatgggaaatgaagaaggataagagaaaggaaggatgagaaatagaggatgagaaatgaaggaggatgaaaacatggcaataaacaagaaaggatgagaaatacaagaaaaaaaaaagaaaagaaaagaaaagagagaaaacaggtgaAAGGTGCATTGTGGGAGGCAAAGCAATCAGAAGTCCTTACCTGTGTGAACTTCAAGACAAGGGTGTTCTGCAGACAGATGATATCCAGACCAAGGTATTTCTTGTACAATTCAATACAGTGTTCTGCCTGCCTCATCTTCTCCTGGGGGGCGAGGTGGTGGAGGACACATCAAACACTCCTATCTATTACTAcacttattatttctattgttctATTATGTTCTCTTATGTTCTCTAATGTTCTCTAAAGTTCTTATGTTCTCTGGTCTTTTTTGAGGGCAAAGTGGCAGAGAACACATCAAACAGTCATATCTATCTATTACTacacttatcattattatttttttcttattctctaatgttcttttgtgttctctAATGTTCTCTGGTCTTTTCTGAGGACAAGATGGCAGAGAACAGATTGAACACCCGTATCTATCTATTActacacttattattatttttcttactctctgtTCTCTTACCCCTTACTCTGTCTATGTTCTCTAATGTTCTCTGGTCTTTTCTGAGGGACAAAGTGGCAAAGGACAGATTATAAGAGGCTTTACATATTACCAaacattattcttattcttattctcttcctcctgcttcctttatccatctccttcctcttatctttcctctttcctcctcctcctcctctatacctttcttttcctttttctcctccctcctctctctcatcttttgtctttccttctcttcctcctccttcctatattcctctcttttcctcctccttcttcttctattgtctatccctcttttccttattcctctcctttcctcctcctcctacttcctctaatcctctccttcccctacccctctctttttctcctccttcttctttatccctctcttttcctcctctttcttcctccttcctctattcctcttcctatgAGTGTCTTTAATCTCACACTAACTTGCTTTTCCTCCAAGGTGTGCAGAGTCTTTATCGTACTTACCTGGTTCTCTGCCTTCGTTTCTGACACCAGggactctttcttctttatctcctccataCAGGTAGCTAGGACCTTCTTCTGTGCCTCCAGTTCCTCcttctgcagtgaacacaaTCAGTGGTTAGACTAGCAGTGTTGTTAATCTGGGTTGTGGTTTTGATGTAATTTGTGTTTCGGTCTGTCTctgtcctctgtctctctctctctctttgtttctgcctgtctgtctctgtgtttctgtgttttcttcttcctgtcagtTAAccggtactctcaatcattcactcctttctctggtacactctggaactccctgcctgcttctgtgtttcctgcttcctgcttcctcttctctaatgcaagagttaaccagtactctgtcattcaccactactctgtccacctccctaatgcaagagttaaccagtactctcaatcattcaccactactctgtccacctccctaatgcaagagttaaccagtactctcaatcattcaccactactctgtccacctccctaatgcaagagttaaccagtactctcaatcattcaccactactctgtccacctctctaatgcaagagttaaccagtactctcaatcattcaccactactctgtccacctccctaatgcaagagttaaccagtactctcaatcattcaccactactctgtccacctctctaatgcaagagttaaccagtactctcaatcattcaccactactctgtccacctctctaatgcaagagttaaccagtactcttaatcattcaccactactctgtccacctcactaatgcaagagttaaccagtactctcattcaccactactctgtccacctctctaatgcaagagttaaccaatactctcaatccttcaccactactctgtccacctctctaatgcaagagttaaccagtactctcagtcattcaccactactctgtctacctctctaatgcaagagttaaccagtactctcaatcattcaccactactctgtccacctctctaatgcaagagttaaccagtactctcaatcattcaccactactctgtccacctctctaatgcaagagttaaccagtactctcaatcactcactcctttctctggcacactctggaactccctgcctgcttctgtatttcttccttcctatgacaagaaaaacacaaagaaaaactgaagagtactcaaagaaaaacaccaaatacGATTGAATGAagttaaagaaatagaaacaagagaaaaactaTGACCCTTTCACCCTGCCAGTCCCCAGTCCCCATGCCACCCTGCCAgccacctcaccttcccctgCAGCTGTATCTTGAGCCTCTCCAATTCCCTTTCCAGCTGCTGtacctcctccttgtccctgctgcgttttgcctctgcctgcTGGATCCGCTGGCGTGTGTCCTCTATCTTCTGCTGtaacttcttcttctcctctgcaatgacatcaccacatcagagagagagacagagacagagacagagagagagagagagagagagagagagagagagagagagagagagagagagagagagagagagagagagagagagagagagagaattagtactagctcctctttcttttctctcattcatctccttcttcttctcctccttcctctattccttctttttttttcctcttcttcctccttcctctgttccttctcctccttccaaactttccaaaatcacacacacacacacacacacgcccggtagctcagtggttagagcgctggcttcacaagccagaggaccggggttggattcccaggccgggtggagatatttgggtgtgtctcctttgacgtgtaggtggtgttcacctagcagtgagtaggtacgggatgtaaatcgaggagttgtgaccttgttgtcccggtgtgtggtgtgtgcctggtctcaggcctagcccaagatcggaaataatgagctctgagctcgttccgtaggggaacgtctggctgtctcgtcagagactgcaccagatcaaacactgaattacacacacacagatggaagAGAACGCGGGgacttaataacaatgtataagatagtaaatgatattgaaaagatagacaaagaagacctggtgctggtgacggaagaagatggaaggacaagaggacatgaaaagaaggtcaggatgaggcagtgtgtgaaggatattggaa
Proteins encoded in this window:
- the LOC123516031 gene encoding LOW QUALITY PROTEIN: transmembrane protein 68-like (The sequence of the model RefSeq protein was modified relative to this genomic sequence to represent the inferred CDS: inserted 1 base in 1 codon), which produces MTMRLDTENQSAWGTSTMTCDDSSSFCALVKNVTMAASAFIGQQMDLLYXGWVWSLVFPALLVVVVLPCIILLLLYFSAFLLYVFQRRRTLLHVLHESLEHRDPWAGGRYLISLIWDAHGYIWHGYEVCGLDNLPDRGRCLIIYYHGAIPIDIYYLVARSIIVKGRLIHCVGDRFLEKVPGWKVILEAFDITAGTISSCIKTLSEDHILSISPGGVREAQFSDHNYQLLWGNRTGYAKVALGANAPIVPAFTENIREAFRVVAWPQRLWVTLYEKLRFPCAPIYGGFPVKLRTHLGEPIYPKAGETPEELAERIQESLALIRENQRLPGRILRALLARVYEAPKQH
- the LOC123516036 gene encoding kinetochore protein Spc25-like isoform X2, which encodes MAQHGTAIIGMMEVEGELNYELEEQKIQAIRTSNLNTIQRFLTSVETDINATRQKIHSRMLSMCEEKKKLQQKIEDTRQRIQQAEAKRSRDKEEVQQLERELERLKIQLQGKKEELEAQKKVLATCMEEIKKKESLVSETKAENQEKMRQAEHCIELYKKYLGLDIICLQNTLVLKFTQVSQINPEAEYMVRLGLEEDKYTLLGSEPPLPSLPQLQEELNASGNLLACLVQIRKLFQRME
- the LOC123516036 gene encoding kinetochore protein Spc25-like isoform X1, whose product is MAQHGTAIIGSMMEVEGELNYELEEQKIQAIRTSNLNTIQRFLTSVETDINATRQKIHSRMLSMCEEKKKLQQKIEDTRQRIQQAEAKRSRDKEEVQQLERELERLKIQLQGKKEELEAQKKVLATCMEEIKKKESLVSETKAENQEKMRQAEHCIELYKKYLGLDIICLQNTLVLKFTQVSQINPEAEYMVRLGLEEDKYTLLGSEPPLPSLPQLQEELNASGNLLACLVQIRKLFQRME